A genome region from Bifidobacterium coryneforme includes the following:
- a CDS encoding gluconokinase, which produces MVDTLSTNAKGFDEHSIPSAVENTVPADYLKDHTPILVIMGVSGCGKTTMNTHLSEKLGWDMAEADDFHPQANIDKMAHGIPLNDEDRWPWLDKIHDWIQDHMDRKVPGTVTCSALKRAYRDRIRMPGVVFIHLSGDYDSIMERLSHRQGHFMKPRMLKSQFETLEPLGKDEIHMTIDVGLRMAPEIEAEEVIDTLGLQCDVKAHTTQVKAERARQAARKTEQD; this is translated from the coding sequence ATGGTAGACACACTGTCAACGAACGCCAAGGGGTTCGATGAACACTCCATTCCCTCGGCGGTGGAGAATACGGTTCCCGCGGATTACCTCAAGGACCACACGCCAATCCTGGTCATCATGGGCGTCTCCGGCTGCGGCAAGACCACGATGAACACCCACTTGAGCGAAAAGCTGGGCTGGGACATGGCTGAGGCCGATGACTTCCACCCCCAGGCCAACATCGACAAGATGGCCCACGGAATTCCCCTGAATGATGAGGACCGCTGGCCCTGGCTCGACAAGATTCACGACTGGATTCAGGACCACATGGACAGGAAGGTACCCGGCACCGTTACCTGCTCGGCCCTGAAGAGGGCCTACCGGGACAGGATTCGAATGCCCGGGGTGGTGTTCATCCACCTGAGCGGTGACTACGACTCCATCATGGAACGGCTCTCGCACCGCCAGGGGCACTTCATGAAACCCCGGATGCTCAAGTCGCAGTTCGAGACCCTGGAGCCTCTAGGCAAGGACGAGATTCACATGACCATCGACGTGGGCCTGCGCATGGCCCCCGAAATCGAGGCCGAGGAGGTCATCGACACCCTGGGATTGCAGTGCGACGTC
- a CDS encoding GntP family permease, protein MGVRPDFVPILREEAAMHTALLAAGEAVQLNSTRLGISLVLSLVVLIFLVTVVKLHPFVSLLAAGMVVGIGSGYGPVATLTSFTGEFGSTMGSVGILIGLGAMIGKVLMDTGATDQVVNTLVSKSSPATIPWIMALIGALIGLPMFFEVGLVILVPVIILVARKTELPLMRVAIPTLAGLSIMHACVPPHPGPLAALSQFKETGNVGLTMMFGIPIALITLVIVGPLFSKVAARWVPIEAPADFAAKSEEAAKEEARLPSFGLSVFCIILPAILMLLTSVFEITSPDFRTRTDGLAQTINFIGNPVMALAIALIVSMLLLKAASGISWKTVNDSLGASLPAVAGILLIVGAGGGFKGVLVSTGIGKIIGTFVETSNVSIFLLGWLIAVFVRVATGSATVSILTTAGILSNAMTMMHATPMATTLLVIAIGAGSIFLSHLNDAGFWLIKEYFGMSVGDTLKTWSVLECLLSVVVLILVMIASIFVPIAG, encoded by the coding sequence ATGGGCGTACGTCCTGACTTCGTTCCTATCCTCAGAGAAGAGGCAGCCATGCATACAGCACTGCTCGCGGCAGGAGAGGCCGTACAGCTCAACAGCACCCGACTGGGCATCAGTCTTGTTCTCAGCCTGGTGGTGCTCATCTTCCTGGTCACCGTCGTTAAACTCCACCCCTTCGTGTCCCTACTGGCAGCCGGCATGGTGGTCGGCATCGGGTCGGGTTACGGACCAGTGGCCACACTGACCAGCTTCACCGGTGAATTCGGCTCCACCATGGGGTCGGTCGGCATTCTGATTGGTCTCGGAGCCATGATTGGCAAGGTTCTGATGGACACCGGGGCCACCGATCAGGTGGTCAACACCCTGGTATCCAAATCGTCACCGGCCACCATTCCATGGATCATGGCCCTGATAGGAGCCCTGATAGGCCTGCCCATGTTCTTTGAGGTGGGGCTGGTCATTCTGGTTCCGGTCATCATCCTGGTAGCGCGCAAGACCGAGCTTCCCCTGATGAGGGTGGCCATCCCCACCCTGGCAGGCCTCTCCATCATGCACGCCTGCGTGCCGCCACATCCCGGCCCCCTCGCCGCCCTGAGCCAGTTCAAGGAAACCGGCAATGTGGGTCTCACCATGATGTTCGGCATACCCATAGCCCTGATCACCCTGGTGATTGTCGGCCCTCTCTTCTCCAAGGTGGCGGCTCGCTGGGTCCCCATCGAGGCCCCGGCGGACTTCGCGGCCAAAAGCGAAGAGGCCGCCAAGGAGGAGGCCAGGCTCCCCTCCTTCGGGCTCTCGGTCTTCTGCATCATCCTCCCGGCGATCCTCATGCTCCTCACCTCCGTTTTCGAGATAACCTCACCCGACTTCCGTACCCGGACCGACGGGCTCGCCCAGACCATCAACTTCATCGGCAACCCGGTCATGGCCCTGGCCATAGCCCTGATTGTCTCCATGCTGCTCCTCAAGGCCGCCTCGGGCATCTCCTGGAAGACGGTCAACGACTCCCTGGGCGCTTCACTCCCTGCCGTGGCGGGCATCCTCCTGATCGTCGGCGCAGGTGGAGGTTTCAAAGGCGTCCTGGTCTCCACCGGCATCGGCAAGATCATCGGCACCTTCGTCGAGACCTCCAACGTCTCCATCTTCCTGCTGGGCTGGCTCATCGCCGTCTTCGTCCGCGTCGCCACCGGCTCGGCCACGGTCTCCATCCTGACCACGGCCGGCATTCTCAGCAACGCCATGACCATGATGCACGCTACCCCCATGGCCACCACACTGCTGGTCATCGCCATCGGGGCTGGGTCCATCTTCCTCTCCCACCTCAACGATGCCGGCTTCTGGCTGATCAAGGAGTACTTCGGCATGAGCGTGGGCGACACCCTGAAGACCTGGTCTGTGTTGGAGTGCCTCCTCTCGGTGGTGGTGCTGATTCTGGTCATGATCGCCAGCATCTTCGTCCCCATCGCAGGCTGA
- a CDS encoding FadR/GntR family transcriptional regulator: protein MRRKAGATVNPMTAWNIYDPRVIEWRLRGPDRDRVLHELSELRASVEPMAARLAATRARPGQWAALTQAAIDMVAHANHADQADYLQADERFHRALLEASGNAMFAALGDVVASVLAGRTRHELMPHEANEQALRLHGDVAALIRQGDGEAARQAMTRIVDESDRAMARRLCSRAPGSRD from the coding sequence GTGAGGCGGAAGGCTGGGGCCACCGTGAACCCGATGACCGCCTGGAACATCTATGACCCCAGGGTGATTGAGTGGCGGCTGCGTGGCCCCGACAGGGACCGGGTCCTCCATGAGCTCTCGGAATTAAGGGCCAGCGTGGAACCCATGGCCGCACGCCTGGCCGCCACCAGGGCCAGGCCCGGGCAGTGGGCGGCCCTGACCCAGGCCGCCATCGACATGGTGGCCCACGCCAACCATGCCGACCAGGCGGATTATCTGCAGGCCGACGAGCGTTTCCACCGGGCACTCCTGGAGGCCTCGGGCAATGCTATGTTCGCCGCTCTGGGCGACGTGGTTGCATCCGTGCTGGCCGGTCGTACCCGGCACGAACTCATGCCCCATGAGGCCAATGAACAGGCTCTGAGACTTCATGGCGACGTGGCGGCCTTGATACGCCAGGGTGACGGTGAGGCGGCCCGCCAGGCCATGACACGAATCGTCGATGAATCGGATCGGGCCATGGCGCGTCGTCTGTGCTCGCGCGCGCCAGGGAGTCGGGACTGA